Proteins from a single region of Candidatus Methylacidiphilales bacterium:
- a CDS encoding DNA integrity scanning protein DisA nucleotide-binding domain protein yields MFGLGDILLRRILDITLCAVGLRIIMGWLLAYPRLLRLIFTVLLILLFAAAIYALNLPFAMLLTFIVALPVSVLVFLSFLPELSRIYQAASRGNLFRPKVFQSEETLAELSLALVDLVKQRTGALFVFCNRLDAESLISGGEEVSSTVNRSLILSIFNPHCPRHDGAAVIRSNRITRVGGVLPLATAEGVDAELGTRHLAAIGLTQRSDAHVIVVSEERGIISHVHDGVLKLVTGETPEELERELLLLLGVKSQDRTRKRHRLMSIGLWILALAIAALGSVETDIYKKKYFETPSVATTADAKIEFSNIPPSLFISEQSETALKLFMRVPPTLNIVGKDFTILLDMKNAKAGKNRINLTSDMIRTLPKEAQVDRFDPAVLAYTLSELRTMMLDVQMPEVTGLKRGLRVHEKKLDTVRVKVLVRDPLWKPADKTKALPVDLSSITAPGTYTMSVTLNVPQSVQIVNGGNPGGIHLLLNIVAR; encoded by the coding sequence ATGTTCGGATTGGGAGACATTTTGTTGAGGCGCATTCTGGACATCACGCTTTGTGCTGTCGGGCTGCGCATTATCATGGGCTGGCTGCTGGCCTACCCGCGTTTGTTGCGCCTGATTTTCACCGTCTTGCTGATTCTTCTGTTCGCCGCGGCCATTTATGCCCTTAACCTGCCCTTTGCCATGCTGCTGACGTTTATCGTGGCGCTGCCGGTTTCCGTGCTTGTGTTTTTGTCTTTTCTTCCCGAATTGAGCCGTATTTACCAGGCGGCCAGCCGCGGAAACCTTTTCCGCCCGAAGGTGTTTCAATCCGAGGAAACCCTGGCCGAATTGTCGCTGGCCTTGGTCGATCTCGTGAAGCAGCGTACAGGCGCGCTGTTTGTTTTTTGCAATCGCCTGGATGCTGAAAGCCTGATCAGCGGCGGCGAGGAGGTTTCGAGCACGGTCAACCGTTCCCTGATTCTTTCCATATTCAATCCGCATTGCCCGCGGCACGACGGCGCGGCGGTGATCCGCTCGAATCGCATCACGCGCGTGGGCGGTGTGTTGCCGCTGGCCACTGCGGAAGGGGTGGACGCCGAATTGGGTACGCGCCATCTCGCGGCAATCGGACTCACACAGCGCAGTGACGCGCATGTGATTGTCGTTTCGGAAGAGCGCGGAATCATTTCGCATGTGCATGACGGGGTGCTGAAGCTGGTGACCGGTGAAACGCCGGAAGAACTGGAGCGTGAGTTGCTGCTGCTGCTGGGCGTCAAATCCCAGGATCGCACGCGCAAACGGCATCGCCTGATGTCGATCGGGCTCTGGATTCTGGCGTTGGCGATAGCGGCTTTGGGATCGGTTGAGACGGATATTTACAAAAAGAAGTATTTTGAGACGCCTTCCGTGGCCACCACCGCAGACGCCAAGATTGAATTCAGCAACATCCCGCCCAGCCTGTTTATCTCCGAGCAGAGTGAGACGGCGCTCAAATTATTCATGCGGGTGCCGCCGACCTTGAACATTGTCGGAAAGGATTTTACCATCTTACTGGACATGAAAAACGCCAAGGCGGGCAAGAACCGGATCAATCTGACTTCGGACATGATCCGGACGTTGCCGAAGGAGGCGCAGGTGGATCGTTTTGACCCTGCGGTGCTCGCTTATACGCTTTCGGAATTACGGACCATGATGCTCGATGTGCAGATGCCGGAAGTGACGGGGCTCAAGCGTGGGTTGAGAGTCCATGAGAAAAAGCTGGATACCGTCCGGGTCAAGGTGCTGGTGCGGGATCCGCTGTGGAAACCGGCGGACAAGACCAAGGCATTGCCGGTGGACCTTTCATCCATCACGGCTCCCGGGACTTATACAATGAGCGTAACCCTGAATGTGCCGCAATCCGTCCAGATTGTGAATGGAGGCAATCCGGGCGGCATCCACCTCTTATTGAATATTGTCGCCAGATGA